GCCGATAAACTTTACGACAAAAATCTTATCCACAGCCGGGAAGCATTTTATTTATATATAAAATTTACAGGTGCTCAAGGTGACCTGAGTTACGGAAAATATTTGTTCAAAGGCAACTTGAACATGATCGATATCATCAAACTAATCCAATCCGGGAAAGTACTGTTGCGTAAAATTACCATCCAGGAAGGCCTGCCAGCCTGGAAAACCTGTAAACTGCTTTCACAAAAAGGATTTGGAGACTATAGAACCTTTATTAAGCTTTATTCAGATTCTACCTTTGCCAAAAAACTGACAGGATTCAATATTCCGAATCTGGAAGGATTCTTATATCCTGAAACCTATTTTTTCCCCGAGGAATCCAGTGAAGCATTTATTTTGGAACATTTGGTAAAAGAATTTTTTAATCAAACTTCCGATCTGGATTTCAAGCCAAATAAATTATTGAATTTTTATGAGACGATCATTTTGGCTTCTATCGTGGAGCGTGAAGCCAGATTAATGCGCGAGAAACCCACCATTGCCAGCGTTTACATAAACAGATTGGAAGATAATTACAAACTACAGGCCGATCCGACTGTAGCTTATGTCTTGGAACTGCAAGGTAAAAACCGCAAAAAAATATATTATAAAGATCTACTGATAGATTCTCCATACAACACGTACAAACATTACGGTTTACCTCCCACGCCGATTTGCAGCCCATCCAGAACTTCTATTGAAGCAGTTCTCAATCCGGCTGAAACAGATTTCTATTTCTTCTTCGCAGACGGTACTGGCGGACATGAATTCACTAAAACCTATAAACAACATATTTTCAGACAAAATCAGATAAAGGCTAATAATGGAAAATAAGGAAAAACATAACATAAACCATGGAAAATAGTCATCTATTATTGCATTTAGCTA
The genomic region above belongs to Candidatus Cloacimonadota bacterium and contains:
- the mltG gene encoding endolytic transglycosylase MltG: MKLHFKILLPILLIIIILGSYLYYLLYSPKQIKETIIEIEKGEPALSIADKLYDKNLIHSREAFYLYIKFTGAQGDLSYGKYLFKGNLNMIDIIKLIQSGKVLLRKITIQEGLPAWKTCKLLSQKGFGDYRTFIKLYSDSTFAKKLTGFNIPNLEGFLYPETYFFPEESSEAFILEHLVKEFFNQTSDLDFKPNKLLNFYETIILASIVEREARLMREKPTIASVYINRLEDNYKLQADPTVAYVLELQGKNRKKIYYKDLLIDSPYNTYKHYGLPPTPICSPSRTSIEAVLNPAETDFYFFFADGTGGHEFTKTYKQHIFRQNQIKANNGK